The sequence below is a genomic window from Uranotaenia lowii strain MFRU-FL chromosome 2, ASM2978415v1, whole genome shotgun sequence.
tttatgaaaaacaagtgcttttcagcatcaaagaagttttattaaaaatcactaaataagaaagtaaaattttgaaccttcgcactggtcggtagattgatgagaaaaatttgacgtttgaaagatttttttctttttttattcagtcttcctcccccagatagaaacgaatcctgctcttgggcttgatcgatttcgattggtttcgatcgattccgattggcttcattgaacgtcaattggattagttccgaccaaaacattggctgagtgaacaacaatttaccaatcgaaatcgattgaaaccaatttcaattGGCTGTTGAACGGGCCTTATATAAACGAAATCGACCAGGACAaaaccaaggtgtgtatatataatAACCTTGGacaaaacctgaaaaatcaggacacctggcacctctgctccTGAAAACCCTGAAAACGTCATTGTAATGCCCCTCGATGAGCGGGCGAGTCGGCTAATTTCGCTCCTCTTTCATTTTTACGTCAGATTGATTTTCTCATGACTCTGCGTCGGTGTGAATTTATTTCATCGAATTTATCTGGAAAATAAtcgtaagtacatttttaacaCTAGTTAAAATGGCAGAACAAGTTGTACTATTTAcgggaaaattgaaataagatttCAACAAATAGCTACAGATGCTACAATCGATTACTTATTAATCGACAGCTGCGTGGCAGCTTTCTTCTTCATGACTGCCTCGCTGTTGGGTGGTTGAGGCTGATAAAAATTCCACTTGGGCGAAATAAAATGCATCCTAACCTCAatcactataattttttttcccaggaCAACAGGAACTAGCCAACCAGAATCATGTCTAGATTTTTCGCCGGTGGTTCGGAATCGGATTCCGATAGCTCTCTCGATAGTGAACCAATTCAGCGGCAGGCCGTGCCGCAGTATACGGTAAGCTCCATTTTAATccttaaacctttttttttctaaacgtcGCGGTACACCTAAGGTGTAAATAAATAAAGCTTATTTCACCAATAACTAGTTGTAATTGAGGCCCTTAGGATCAGAGAggtgcaagtgccaaaatcatcaaatttgagTTTAGTATACCTAACGATTCTTCGTGTTTCAGTGTACATGTGGTGCAaaacttatatatttttataatttttttgaacatttttttggttgtattaaaattgcttcaattcgaaaaatatgaaaaatcgagcaccttcacaattttgaagcgcgttttctcgaaacattTATTTAGTCACTTGAACCCCTCcgatcccaagcgcctcaacTGTAATTATTGTATTGAGTAAAATAaaagattgaattttaattcatgttATTTTCGTTATAAGTTCGTTTGAAACCAAGTTTGTTAACTCAGGAACAATTAAAGTCTAAAATCATGTTAATTATTTCCATATCTGTATGTATATAAAAAAGTAATAGTAAAACTATAACAATAGTTATATTAATTTATACAGATATATACTGCTCCTATTCGGAAATGAGTCCCATGTgcgttttcgtcatttttgagttATCGCTTAAAATCGCTTCCTTGTAAATTTACCTGTAAATTTGTTCGAAGTTTGCccccaaaatttcgaaaaaatatgacCCCTGGCGTGCCccatgtgaaaaatattcgcatatgagtcccatgtgaaaaatattcgcatatgagtcccatgtcccatgtgaaaaatattcgcatatgagtcccatgacAAAAATTCTGCGCTTGAGGAAACTTTAGATAGAGAATTATGTAAATCCgtaatttaatgttttaattttcgttaaatttttcaattatttcgagACAAATGTGGAACTTTAAGTAATAACGTTCAACTGAAAAAGCTTATAAAAGAACATCTTGTGCAACTTAATTCttatcaacatttttatattataatttcaattttacttttataaaaaaagacaTCTGAAATATAGTTCTTTTGGTTACTTAAGCTTTGATAAAAAACTTAGATCAGTTTAGGTAGAAGTAGTATATGATTTAGGTACTCCTTAAGCGGCTTGACCAGTGGAGTATTAAAGAAATAATGTAAATAGCAAACTTATGAATAGATAAaccatcaaatcaaatcaaatgctGAAAACATTAATTTACATGTGAATTTTACGTATATTAgtaaaataatttcgaaaaaatctatttatCATAACAACATAAACAGAAATCAGGTAAACTTTCCcagaatggttttttttgcaaCGATTAATGAAAGAGCTACGCTCAAAAGATTAGTTTCGCGGTCCGGATGGATCCTCCGTAATTAATTTTTGACGATCTAAAATTTACGTGAACTGTTGTTCCGAACACAAAACAGCAAACTTTTtcttagtatttttttctattttcacaaCAATATCAATACCActgttttccttatttttttacttttttataggATTTTAACCGAAGCGCGACCTATTGTATTTTGTTTCCTTCAGAGTTTCTATTTAGTTTTTTAGAAAACACTGAAAAAATGgggtttaagtttttattttattaaacatgACTAAACGATTTCTAtcactgttttattttgttctggAAACTGATTGGTAACCATTATTTATCCATTATAATGTCGTTGTAGTTCAGCGACGATGAAGAGGATGTCAAGCGCGTCGTTCGTTCGACCAAGGAGAAGCGCTACGAGGATCTATCGAACATCATTAAAAGCATTCGGAACTATAAGAAAATCAAGGACATGTCAAGTTTGTTAACTAGTTTCGAAGATTTGACCCGAGCCTATGCGAAAGCTTTGCCGGTCATTACGAAGGTGGAAAATGGAGTTACTCCTCGTTTCATTATCCGAGCTCTGGCCGAGCTGGAAGATTTTATCAACAAGGTTTGGGATGACAAGGATGGCCGTAAAAACTTGTCCAAGAACAATTCTAAATCATTGGGAACATTGCGTCAGAAATTTCGCAAGTACATCAAGGATTttgaaagtgaattgaaaaagtTCCACGAATCACCGGACGCTGCGGATGATGAGGAAGACGAGGAggagaaaaaagaagaagaagaatccGAGGAAGAAAAGGTGGTACCACAAATGGCTCCGAAAGTTACTTTCAAGAAGGAAGCTAAAGAGCCTAAGGTAGAAAAAGAAGATGATGATTCGGATGATTCGATTGATTGGGGCTCGGATTCGGAATCGGATGAAAGTTCTTCGGATGAGGAATCGAAATACACTAGTATGCGAGAACGTTTCTTAAAGAAAGCTGACAAGGATGATGACGatgaagagaaaaagaaaaaacccAAGGTGGCGAAAGATCCTAAGGACAAAGCTAGGAAGAAGCGagctgatgatgacgatgaaggTTGGGAAACCATCAAAGGCAACCGTGGAGTTCCTTCCGAACGGCCAAAGATGTTCGCTAAGGATGCTGATATTGATTGTCATGTCgttataaataaattgaatgaagTAATGGCAGCTCGGGGCAAAAAGAGAACAGAtcgaaaattgcaaattgaatttttaagagaGCTTCGCGCGATTGCCGAAACGCACAATTTAGGTGGAGCTGTTGCTGCTAAAATTCGTTTTAACATGGTTTCGGCCATTTTCGATTATAATCCAAAAGTTTCCGAGCCAATGAAGTTGGAACACTGGTCTAAATTGCTAGAAGAGATTCAAGCACTTATTCAACTATTGTTGGCTCATGAAGATATTCACTTATCTGAAACTGTATTGGAAGAAAACGAAGAATACGAAACGGCCCCGTACCGGATCCGGGGATGCATTCTCACCACGGTCGAGCGTATGGATGATGAATTCACCAAATTGCTCAAAGAGTGCGATCCTCATAGCAACGATTATGTCGATCGTTTGAAGGATGAAGTCACTGTTACTAATATAATCGATCAAGTGGTAACATACATTGAACGTTTGCAAAACGAAACGGAAATTTGTAGAATCTATTTGCGCAAAATTGATCATCTGTACTACAAATTTGATCCTAATGTATTGAAAAAACGCAAGGGTCAGCTTCCAGTCGGAACTTCTACTTCTCTGGACGTCATGGATCGTCTGTGTCGATTTGTGTATGCTAAAGATCAGACAGATCGTCTTCGTACCCGCGCTATTCTATCGCACATATTCCATCATGCTTTACATGACAACTGGTTCCAAGCTCGAGATTTAGTTCTCATGTCCCATCTGCAAGAAACCATTTGTCATTCTGATCCGCCCACCCAAATTCTATACAATCGTACGATGGCCAACTTGGGATTGTGTGCGTTCCGTCACGGCAACATTAAGGATGCTCATCTTTGTTTAGTAGACCTCATGATGACTGGCAAGCCGAAGGAATTGCTCGCTCAAGGTTTGGTTCCGCAGCGTCAAAACGAACGTTCTTTGGAACAAGAAAAGATTGAAAAGCAGCGACAGATGCCATTCCATATGCACATCAATTTGGAACTTCTGGAATGTGTTTACCTGGTGTCGGCCATGCTTCTCGAGATACCTTACATGGCTGCGCATGAATTTGATGCCCGTCGTCGAATGATCAGTAAAACATTTTACCAGCAGCTCAGGTCTTCCGAGCGCCAATCTTTAGTTGGTAAGTATATTTCTTAgttctttatttaaaatatgtttaacgCTTTCCAATTCTAGGTCCACCTGAATCTATGAGGGAGCACGTAGTGGCTGCAGCCAAAGCGATGCGCCATGGAGACTGGAATGCGTGCGCCAATTTTATCGTAAACAAGAAGATGAACGTCAAGGTTTGGGATTTGTTCTATGAAGCAGACCGTGTCCGCGAAATGCTGGCGAAATTCATCAAGGAAGAAGCTTTGCGCACATACTTGTTTACGTATTCCAATGTTTATGCCTCCATCAGCGTCCCTTATTTGGCAGAAATGTTTGAGCTTCCCAAAAGCAAAGTGTACTCCTTGATCAGTAAAATGATTATTAACGAGGAACTGATGGCATCGTTGGATGATCCAACCGAAACCGTGGTCCTGCATAGATCCGAACCGTCCCGTCTGCAGGCGCTGTCAATGCAGTTGGCTGACAAAGTAACCAACTTAGTGGATTCGAATGAGCGCATCTTTGAGATGAAGCAGGGCAACTTCTTCCAGAGAGGtggcaatcaaaattacaacAGAGATCGCCAAAACTACGGTAACCGCAATCAGAACCAAAACTGGAATAACAACCGCCGTCAAGATAACCGTGGAAACCGGGGAAACCGGAATCAGAATCGCGAACAGCGTGAACAACAACGAGAACAGCGTGAGCATAATCGAGAACATCGTGAACATCGTGAACACCGTGAACATCGTGAACATCGCGAACATCGTGTACAATTTGAAGATACTGCTGAGTAAACGACCAAGATCCCGGAGCCGGAAAGAAAGACGTGCATAGTAATAGAGTTGCAGCAACAAATTCTATCTCAAGTTGCAAAGATTGACAGTATATTATCGATTAATAGCTAAGATAATAGTAGAATGcacattgaaataaacaaatgtCGAATTCCCGATCTGAAAGGGCTTTCAGTTTAATTAAGGAGAGCACTTCCAGATCGGGAATATCCGCACTATTAAGGAAGGGGCAGAAAGTTTTATCTTTATGCGATGACATGCTTTTGTACTGTTTATTTTAAcattccattgaaataaaaacctaAGTAAATCAGATTTCATCATGTTACTATATTTCAAACCTTCATTTATCGATTTTGGTAGCCATCAAACATGTTCAAGGTTACTCGTTTTTCGGGGGAGAATACTTCATGAGATTAACTTGAAAATGCAGACCTCTTTTGATTTTGgtaacatttgtgctgatacgttaatttttttggcaaccttgcaaATGAACgggtttttgtcctttttttttaatcaaaatggaTGTAAACCATAATATCAGCATTAAATTCATTAGATGAGCTCAAAAGAAATGCTTGAAGAAAACAGCCACAACGATAACACTTATGTCCGAATATAGTCAgtcctaaaaattcaaaaagctaTTTCTTGCTAATGCTCAtgtaaaaataagtgtttttttcgtcctgtaaaattacggcaaaAATGCCCTACTCctttttttgttacaggatatttgctgTTCTATTACAGTAATTGATCTTACGTAATCACCTATCAATGCTAATGAGGAGCCGTTCAGacaccacgtggacagaaaaatgagaattttcacCCCCTCCCCACcttcgtggacaagcgtggacatttggcaaacccttACCCCCAttcccggatgtccacgtgtacaagtttgaaattgttttttcaatctaACTACAGTCAGGCTCTACTTTTTGCCTTTTggttattgaaatggctgattttgaaaaaataaaaggtgTGATACTCAATCCTAAATCAGTAAACTAGGCAACACTGCATAAAACATCAGTGTATGACAGACGAAAAGGGACGCCATTGTTGAGAAGTGAAAAAGTGCGTTTTAGTTTCTCCCGCGTGTTTTAGTAATATCGATATTACTTCTGAAGAAGTGGAATAAATATTATATCGTTAGTAATCCGTGTTTTATTGAGAGTACCACAAGTGGCGACGAGAAGGGCGAACTCACCGTGGAATCGGCAGgtatgtaaatatttaagaaccggggaaaacaaacaaacaaaaagaaaaaaaacgaatgacGATTTATTGCGATTCATTCAGGAATCCGAGAAGGCCAGGTCCGGGAGACTGCAAGCCGTAGGTCAGGAAGACCGTAACAGAGGTTAACGGAAACCGAAGGTCAGAGTAAGACCGGAACGAGATCACGGAGATCGAAAATAGGTCGAGCGTAAGACCGTAATTTAGGTCGCGGAAAGACCGGAATTGAGGTTACGTGTAAAACCGGAATCGAGGTTGAGGAAACCGTAACGCGAAAGGTTTGAAATCAATAATCCATTAAATGAGATTATTTTAATAGATGTATTTGTTTGGCAGGAAATGGAGAGATTCGATTTaccatcatttgattttaaacagaTGGCCCCAAACGAAGTCAGGGACAAATGGGTGCGTTACAAACGGCAATTTGAATATTTGGCACTAGCCAATAATGTTACCAACAAAAcccgtttgaaaaatatttttttggctaGAGCAGGGCCAGACGTCCAAGAAATATTTGCTAGCATTCCTGGAGCAGACGTCGAGGAAGCTAGAGGAATAGATCCGTTTAAAGTGGCAATCGAAAAATTGGACGAGTATTTC
It includes:
- the LOC129747664 gene encoding eukaryotic translation initiation factor 3 subunit C, with protein sequence MSRFFAGGSESDSDSSLDSEPIQRQAVPQYTFSDDEEDVKRVVRSTKEKRYEDLSNIIKSIRNYKKIKDMSSLLTSFEDLTRAYAKALPVITKVENGVTPRFIIRALAELEDFINKVWDDKDGRKNLSKNNSKSLGTLRQKFRKYIKDFESELKKFHESPDAADDEEDEEEKKEEEESEEEKVVPQMAPKVTFKKEAKEPKVEKEDDDSDDSIDWGSDSESDESSSDEESKYTSMRERFLKKADKDDDDEEKKKKPKVAKDPKDKARKKRADDDDEGWETIKGNRGVPSERPKMFAKDADIDCHVVINKLNEVMAARGKKRTDRKLQIEFLRELRAIAETHNLGGAVAAKIRFNMVSAIFDYNPKVSEPMKLEHWSKLLEEIQALIQLLLAHEDIHLSETVLEENEEYETAPYRIRGCILTTVERMDDEFTKLLKECDPHSNDYVDRLKDEVTVTNIIDQVVTYIERLQNETEICRIYLRKIDHLYYKFDPNVLKKRKGQLPVGTSTSLDVMDRLCRFVYAKDQTDRLRTRAILSHIFHHALHDNWFQARDLVLMSHLQETICHSDPPTQILYNRTMANLGLCAFRHGNIKDAHLCLVDLMMTGKPKELLAQGLVPQRQNERSLEQEKIEKQRQMPFHMHINLELLECVYLVSAMLLEIPYMAAHEFDARRRMISKTFYQQLRSSERQSLVGPPESMREHVVAAAKAMRHGDWNACANFIVNKKMNVKVWDLFYEADRVREMLAKFIKEEALRTYLFTYSNVYASISVPYLAEMFELPKSKVYSLISKMIINEELMASLDDPTETVVLHRSEPSRLQALSMQLADKVTNLVDSNERIFEMKQGNFFQRGGNQNYNRDRQNYGNRNQNQNWNNNRRQDNRGNRGNRNQNREQREQQREQREHNREHREHREHREHREHREHRVQFEDTAE